A section of the Bifidobacterium sp. ESL0728 genome encodes:
- a CDS encoding CshA/CshB family fibrillar adhesin-related protein: protein MTGRGIFAKLTAMVGALAVGLAGMVATGTAVANPPKSHLSVGPQTIATGGEGRMLNAINWVEWSDTDRQEIDGDTTVWTTPSKIGDGHWISTRCSVTSPSGVDNALSETKPMMAYKSGDWGGDGLPDMYNQGGKGHANTMITGLANKDDAEKVTFDFDCATYLIDSASSPSLDASTPVTSYTNVPMQGLVFADAESNNWYDDSPLMHQQEYIKATPNSQISSATPIWRLLDGYRSEGCSTNSVAELKNSTMRFRSDGPQCSNSGGNGPASVMFLQGSQSARVTLKGGGNTAVALGSIVLTDFGDAPESYGVASSLFQPQWTGGELGTDIASTGTYAGDAIDPDRGDLVEGMEGGALFNLTQAKIDSVTDSTKLANSEEPTPRLGAHEDTEADIHFSANADGDDIRGDEVSGSIENDEDGVAHAVNANVQVNPAADGTFTQKVTCKSTAHAEVKGWVDWNRNGRFDDSTEGSNQQACVADSSSSTGSSATLTWTIPADAQRAVKNEATGPSTHLTQSFERVRITSETDPMSTDIMRLAPTGVTTSGEVEDYAVDVHVPMLNLRVNLPGGRYDSRDQFAMSVKNSSDVEAGNKTTTGSASDIQPDQVGPKYLPYGSDYKISAPLAAGSPSTESRYSADFSCVDLTHGNAPVTVDTSGKFTMPADSNVQCTITRSKRSNPTLKVTTHVNGGSAVPSDFPTSAMPAVGDGSTSLPSGFPVSFTEGSYKISTDMSGKPNYEVTSPLACTLDGSPITLTGATVALANGDNVECEQTVNPRAATLTLKTQVEHGDAKPDDFNFTVATSGGSTTYAENNPQVSAGDITRVTGSSLPDGYEQDGNIAYYKNSDAAHAHPMTLAEANTALNNGESVTGIRKVTTHRSKLTVKRERDYRYGGTAEGDGSSVKLTPQGGVERDVAIDQPEYVGDGTYSVRQLLNDGYKQESIKAELADGTSITINPDGTFQVPPGADVIVNVKNADEPGTLGWSRFDEDGTTLLPGSKWRLNGPKGQSLDVDDCTAEVCTGLDQDPAPGKFRVSGLSWGAWNVTETKAPAGHELSEPKTLIADPSQGEGGTPKTEAFQGGKSADVTPGVRPVSEPQQGANKPMPSNRKLGPQLSATGADVTQVVAIAALALLLGMVLSAAIKRYGNRQLGA, encoded by the coding sequence ATGACAGGGCGCGGAATCTTTGCCAAGCTGACCGCTATGGTCGGCGCACTCGCCGTGGGTTTGGCCGGCATGGTGGCAACGGGAACGGCGGTTGCGAATCCGCCAAAAAGCCATCTTTCGGTCGGCCCGCAGACCATTGCGACCGGCGGCGAAGGCCGTATGCTTAATGCCATCAATTGGGTGGAGTGGAGCGATACCGATAGGCAAGAGATCGACGGCGATACAACCGTGTGGACCACTCCCTCGAAGATCGGCGATGGCCACTGGATCTCTACGCGTTGCTCAGTGACTTCTCCCAGCGGCGTCGATAACGCGCTTTCGGAGACAAAGCCGATGATGGCTTATAAATCAGGCGACTGGGGTGGCGACGGCTTGCCTGATATGTATAACCAGGGCGGAAAAGGCCACGCCAACACTATGATTACCGGTTTGGCGAACAAAGACGACGCGGAAAAGGTGACGTTCGACTTTGATTGCGCCACGTATCTGATTGACTCCGCGAGTTCTCCCTCGCTTGATGCGAGCACGCCTGTAACGTCATACACCAATGTGCCCATGCAAGGTCTGGTGTTTGCGGATGCCGAATCCAATAATTGGTATGACGACAGTCCTCTCATGCATCAGCAAGAATATATCAAAGCGACTCCGAACAGCCAGATTTCCAGCGCGACCCCCATCTGGCGTCTGCTTGATGGTTACCGTTCGGAAGGTTGCTCCACAAATTCGGTGGCTGAGCTCAAGAACAGCACCATGCGTTTCCGTTCCGATGGCCCGCAGTGTTCCAATTCGGGCGGCAATGGGCCGGCTTCGGTGATGTTCCTGCAGGGGTCGCAGAGCGCGCGCGTCACGCTGAAAGGCGGCGGCAACACCGCTGTGGCGCTGGGCAGCATCGTGCTCACCGATTTCGGCGACGCACCGGAAAGCTATGGTGTGGCGAGTTCGCTGTTCCAACCCCAATGGACCGGTGGCGAGCTGGGAACAGATATTGCCTCTACCGGAACCTATGCCGGGGACGCAATCGATCCCGATCGTGGAGACCTCGTCGAAGGCATGGAAGGCGGCGCTTTATTCAACCTTACGCAGGCCAAGATCGATTCCGTCACCGATTCCACCAAGCTTGCCAATTCCGAAGAACCGACGCCGCGTTTGGGTGCGCATGAGGACACCGAGGCGGATATTCATTTTTCGGCCAATGCTGATGGCGACGATATCCGTGGTGACGAAGTCTCCGGTTCCATCGAAAACGACGAGGACGGCGTGGCCCATGCCGTGAACGCCAATGTTCAGGTCAATCCCGCCGCTGACGGCACCTTTACCCAGAAAGTGACCTGCAAGTCCACCGCGCATGCCGAAGTCAAAGGCTGGGTTGATTGGAACCGTAACGGGCGTTTTGACGACTCCACCGAAGGCAGTAACCAACAGGCTTGTGTCGCTGATTCCAGTTCGTCCACCGGTTCCTCGGCCACATTGACGTGGACCATTCCCGCCGATGCACAGCGTGCGGTGAAAAACGAGGCGACTGGGCCGTCGACACACTTGACGCAATCCTTCGAACGTGTCCGCATCACCTCCGAGACAGATCCCATGAGCACCGACATCATGAGGCTTGCGCCCACAGGCGTTACCACGAGCGGTGAGGTGGAGGATTACGCGGTCGACGTGCACGTGCCGATGCTCAACCTACGTGTGAATCTGCCCGGTGGGCGTTACGATTCCCGCGATCAGTTTGCAATGTCCGTCAAGAATTCTTCGGATGTCGAGGCCGGCAACAAGACCACGACCGGTTCGGCGTCGGATATTCAGCCGGACCAAGTCGGTCCGAAATATCTCCCGTATGGCTCCGATTACAAGATTTCGGCTCCGCTTGCTGCAGGTTCGCCAAGTACCGAGAGTCGGTATTCCGCTGACTTCTCCTGTGTTGATTTGACTCATGGCAATGCGCCTGTAACCGTCGATACCAGCGGCAAATTCACCATGCCGGCCGACTCCAACGTGCAATGCACCATCACCAGGTCCAAGCGCTCCAACCCGACGTTGAAGGTGACCACGCATGTCAATGGCGGCAGTGCGGTTCCGTCTGATTTTCCGACTTCGGCGATGCCTGCCGTCGGTGACGGGTCGACATCACTGCCCAGCGGTTTTCCGGTGTCATTTACCGAGGGTTCCTACAAGATTTCCACGGATATGTCCGGTAAACCCAACTATGAGGTAACGAGCCCGCTGGCCTGCACGCTCGACGGTTCGCCGATCACCCTCACCGGCGCAACCGTGGCGCTCGCCAATGGCGACAATGTCGAATGCGAGCAGACGGTGAATCCCCGGGCCGCGACGTTGACGCTCAAGACCCAAGTGGAACACGGCGACGCGAAACCAGACGACTTCAACTTCACAGTGGCGACCAGCGGCGGTTCGACGACCTATGCGGAGAACAATCCGCAGGTTTCCGCCGGCGACATCACCCGTGTGACCGGCTCCTCCCTGCCCGACGGATACGAGCAGGATGGCAACATTGCGTATTACAAGAATAGCGATGCCGCGCATGCTCATCCGATGACGTTGGCCGAGGCGAACACGGCGCTCAACAACGGCGAGAGTGTGACCGGCATCCGCAAGGTCACCACCCACCGGTCCAAGCTCACCGTGAAGCGTGAACGCGATTACCGTTACGGCGGCACGGCCGAGGGCGACGGTTCCAGCGTCAAGCTGACCCCGCAAGGCGGCGTGGAACGTGACGTTGCGATCGACCAGCCCGAATATGTCGGAGACGGCACGTACTCGGTGCGCCAGCTGCTCAACGACGGCTACAAGCAGGAGAGCATCAAGGCGGAACTTGCCGACGGCACCTCGATCACGATCAATCCCGACGGTACGTTCCAGGTGCCCCCGGGCGCCGATGTCATCGTCAACGTGAAGAATGCGGACGAACCGGGCACTCTGGGATGGTCGCGTTTCGACGAGGACGGCACGACCCTGCTCCCTGGCTCCAAGTGGCGGCTTAATGGCCCCAAAGGCCAGAGCCTTGATGTTGATGATTGCACGGCTGAGGTCTGCACCGGGCTTGACCAGGATCCCGCACCGGGCAAATTCAGGGTTTCCGGACTCAGTTGGGGTGCGTGGAACGTCACTGAGACGAAGGCGCCTGCCGGCCATGAGCTTTCCGAGCCCAAGACGTTGATCGCAGATCCTTCGCAAGGCGAGGGCGGAACTCCTAAGACGGAAGCGTTCCAGGGCGGCAAGTCCGCCGACGTCACCCCGGGCGTTAGGCCAGTTTCCGAGCCGCAGCAGGGTGCCAATAAGCCGATGCCAAGTAACAGGAAGCTTGGCCCGCAACTTTCCGCCACCGGTGCCGACGTGACTCAGGTTGTGGCGATTGCCGCGCTCGCATTACTTCTGGGCATGGTTCTTTCAGCCGCCATCAAGCGTTACGGCAATAGGCAACTCGGCGCCTGA
- a CDS encoding Abi family protein yields the protein MNLKSNSLVNFSSAAPPPGSEAERALLACISPERLSTYQVSAQTRHCSPLELYLWDRDLASACMGDVALLEIALRNSCDRQLSKLSQKIGNTPDWYMGTLPFDDRSLACIRVAWKHLTAAQRQNHPHGHMIASLTFGFWQNLFDQGGFIHHGYPDQRKADYEEDFWRKGLNKVFPGGRRTTLENNKQWTRTYALNTIKSVHILRNRIAHHEPLIQGIPIPGEQRRMTLDEVFDSCVILTKLLDSRLSDWFLNNSKMQMMLAEEPQ from the coding sequence ATGAACCTCAAGTCAAACTCATTGGTGAATTTTTCTTCGGCCGCGCCCCCGCCTGGCTCTGAAGCTGAACGAGCATTGTTGGCCTGTATTTCTCCGGAACGTTTATCTACATACCAGGTTTCTGCACAAACACGGCACTGCTCACCGCTTGAATTATATTTATGGGACCGGGACTTGGCAAGTGCCTGTATGGGCGATGTCGCCCTTTTGGAAATTGCATTACGCAACAGCTGCGATCGACAATTATCCAAACTCTCACAAAAAATCGGAAATACGCCTGATTGGTATATGGGTACTTTGCCTTTCGACGATCGTTCTCTAGCATGTATCCGAGTAGCCTGGAAGCATCTTACAGCGGCTCAAAGGCAAAATCATCCTCACGGACACATGATTGCTTCTCTCACTTTTGGATTTTGGCAAAATCTTTTTGACCAAGGCGGATTTATCCATCATGGCTATCCTGACCAAAGAAAAGCTGACTATGAAGAAGACTTTTGGCGAAAAGGACTGAACAAGGTTTTTCCCGGAGGACGACGCACAACTTTGGAAAATAATAAACAATGGACACGGACCTATGCATTGAACACGATAAAAAGCGTGCATATCTTACGTAACCGGATCGCGCACCACGAGCCGCTCATACAAGGCATCCCAATCCCCGGGGAACAGCGCAGAATGACTCTGGACGAAGTCTTCGATTCATGTGTAATTTTAACAAAATTACTGGATTCAAGACTGTCAGACTGGTTTCTCAACAACTCAAAAATGCAAATGATGCTTGCCGAAGAGCCACAATAA
- a CDS encoding IS1249 family transposase, whose translation MARRRSPRARLCPLCGLPMRRNGYTKAGRQRWRCDACSASGVATRPDATRLAEFRAWLSWVLGRTDVLQAARAIGVATRQGFAKRTSWCWRVRPRLPKPGKAHCVEVDGTYLNGWCLLVAVDAEDGRPLAFQWCDTEKKAAWLALFRRIPRPDVVVCDGGAGCLAAIGRAWPGMRVQRCLVHVLRNTRRDLTSRPRTEPGKALYKLARRLVNVKRCGTPEQAGQWLADLQEWYEENKEWLDERTAARDPDTGFRRTWYTHQRARDAYHRLARLNAAGMLFTWLDPELDAGGPVAWNTNMLEGGTNKPVKDAMRRHSGLSPEHARRICEWLLYMRTRDPEPERFATPEHWQGKTRKQQADSTLALPGLDRRSVQQADPDDPAVDPYESGFGIRHGWAGQSH comes from the coding sequence ATGGCCAGGAGGAGATCGCCGAGGGCGAGGCTGTGCCCGCTGTGCGGGCTGCCGATGCGCAGGAACGGATACACGAAGGCCGGACGGCAGCGCTGGAGATGCGACGCGTGCTCGGCGAGCGGGGTCGCCACAAGGCCGGACGCCACGCGTCTGGCCGAGTTCCGCGCGTGGCTGTCGTGGGTGCTGGGAAGGACGGACGTCCTGCAGGCCGCCCGGGCGATCGGGGTCGCCACCCGACAGGGATTCGCGAAACGCACCTCATGGTGCTGGCGGGTCAGGCCCCGACTGCCGAAACCCGGGAAGGCGCATTGCGTGGAGGTGGACGGCACGTACCTGAACGGCTGGTGCCTGCTGGTCGCCGTCGACGCCGAAGACGGCAGGCCGCTGGCGTTCCAGTGGTGCGACACCGAGAAGAAGGCCGCCTGGCTCGCCCTGTTCCGCCGCATCCCGCGGCCCGACGTCGTGGTCTGCGACGGCGGCGCCGGCTGCCTCGCCGCCATCGGCCGGGCATGGCCCGGCATGCGCGTGCAGCGCTGCCTGGTCCACGTGCTGCGGAACACCAGGCGCGACCTGACCAGCCGCCCCCGCACCGAGCCCGGCAAGGCGCTCTACAAGCTGGCCAGAAGGCTCGTGAACGTGAAGCGCTGCGGCACCCCCGAACAGGCGGGGCAATGGCTGGCCGACCTGCAGGAATGGTACGAAGAGAACAAGGAATGGCTGGACGAGCGGACCGCGGCCCGCGACCCCGACACCGGGTTCCGCCGCACCTGGTACACCCACCAGCGCGCCCGCGACGCCTACCACCGGCTCGCCAGGCTCAACGCCGCCGGCATGCTCTTCACCTGGCTCGACCCGGAACTCGACGCCGGAGGGCCGGTCGCGTGGAACACGAACATGCTCGAGGGCGGCACCAACAAGCCGGTCAAGGACGCCATGCGCCGCCACAGCGGCCTGAGCCCCGAGCACGCCAGAAGAATCTGCGAATGGCTCCTCTACATGCGCACCCGGGACCCCGAACCGGAACGGTTCGCGACCCCGGAACACTGGCAAGGGAAAACAAGGAAACAGCAGGCCGACAGCACTCTCGCGCTGCCCGGCCTCGACCGCCGATCCGTGCAACAGGCCGACCCCGACGACCCCGCCGTCGACCCCTACGAATCAGGATTCGGCATCAGACACGGATGGGCCGGCCAATCACACTAG
- a CDS encoding peptidase: MASAQGKSSLSITTAVIDGLTHGQSPRMIANELSLPLDLVDLVIEQERTAGRLSIYDLRSCNSTTGEGCDPDPESLVCAGCPILPKAVRQRQSVFGRLKAKLNK; this comes from the coding sequence ATGGCATCGGCTCAGGGTAAATCGTCACTTTCAATCACGACCGCGGTCATCGATGGCCTCACCCATGGCCAGTCTCCTCGCATGATTGCCAACGAACTCAGCCTGCCGCTGGATCTGGTCGACCTCGTTATCGAGCAGGAACGCACCGCCGGCCGTCTCAGCATCTACGACCTGCGTTCATGCAACTCCACCACCGGCGAAGGCTGCGACCCCGACCCGGAATCCCTGGTCTGCGCCGGATGCCCGATCCTTCCGAAAGCCGTCCGCCAGCGCCAGTCCGTCTTCGGCCGCCTCAAGGCGAAGCTCAACAAGTAA
- the feoB gene encoding ferrous iron transport protein B, which translates to MDKTTTAASPAETLDDEKIAQGGKCRNCSSHNNRNDSSNAGRPERHNDAIGKISRNDNSKSNDSDNTGGPSDLDNADHLGNHNDRNDRTNASNSNNDSSAGNPVNANADTNDPNDPDLMPEPADCCGGGSSVSGPEGGHGASEGNSRDGSHAGHGGHGGHHHRRGLAVLLPQPHHHHGGKSGSMSGMAGMESMSDKAGKPTHASPRIVFVGNPNVGKSTLFNAVLGASATVMNAPGTTVLVESGSLERDGERWDFIDTPGTASLDAYSPDEQVAGEAAMGRRSYARPDIIVFTFNATSPSKSYYLLSQLMDLGFPIIIAVTMLDLAEKQDSPVTLKRLKRTLPGIPMVRVDGRTSYGKAELLDTIAATLTEIRAQEAEQTSEQSNSSSNTSARLHTTNDEKRRPNSLEIGGSQLNSIQGNPDGNIRADLDKDAIDRVHNAEKPNRNKKSQPTDKPGLNPLQNKDKQPTTDVISRQIPKKTDSNANTHRATVEPSSQNPPETAKETISEAAHKASEVVETTLAKAENATPTLDGGGADVSREIHVQLEPKPVTSIPAPPASATQEEVSQWVRETSDERFEWIAKKLKEINKDLPQGAVTTANRETFSDKLDRVLLHPAIGLVVFLITMFLVFEATTTLAGPLQDWFDVTLRGWCTDGIAWIFTAIAGKGSLDGWLYSLIVDGFLNGAITVCTFIPPMGIMFIILSLLEDSGYLARAAFVMDRAMRMVGLDGRAFLPLVVGFGCNLPALASTRTLPDSRQRLLTGLLIPFTSCSARLSVYVVLAYAFFGKYAGVAIFLMYVSSIAIILAVGFALRKTQFKDLKTQPFAMELPPYQMPRLLQLLKSVLQRLWSFITGASSVIVTMLIIVWVLSAIPISAGAAGTNSFGHVDKVENSVFGAVSTSIAPVFKPAGFDDWHASAALVTGFVAKEVVVGSLSQSYAINDSGNQTEQAEGQGSLGQAVHKSFEKSSDGHPNAAAAAFMIFILAYTPCLATVAEMKRQYGMETALQSVATGLIVAYILAIIVFQVGRLL; encoded by the coding sequence GCCGAAACGCTCGATGACGAGAAAATAGCCCAAGGCGGCAAATGCAGAAATTGCAGCAGCCACAATAATCGCAACGATTCCAGCAATGCCGGCCGCCCCGAGCGTCATAACGACGCAATTGGCAAAATTAGCAGGAACGACAACAGCAAGTCCAATGATTCCGACAACACTGGCGGACCTAGCGATTTAGATAACGCGGATCACCTCGGAAACCACAATGACCGCAATGACCGCACCAACGCAAGCAATTCCAACAACGACAGCAGCGCCGGTAATCCCGTAAACGCGAACGCTGATACCAATGATCCCAACGACCCTGATCTGATGCCGGAACCGGCGGATTGCTGCGGCGGGGGCAGTTCCGTCAGCGGGCCCGAGGGCGGACACGGCGCAAGCGAAGGAAACAGCAGAGACGGGAGCCACGCTGGGCATGGGGGCCACGGCGGGCACCACCACCGGCGCGGGCTCGCGGTGCTGCTGCCGCAACCGCACCACCATCACGGTGGCAAATCCGGCTCGATGTCTGGTATGGCCGGCATGGAATCGATGAGCGACAAGGCCGGCAAACCCACACATGCCAGCCCACGCATCGTGTTCGTCGGCAACCCCAACGTAGGCAAATCCACGCTCTTCAATGCCGTACTCGGCGCGAGCGCAACGGTGATGAACGCGCCTGGCACCACGGTTTTGGTGGAATCCGGCAGCCTCGAGCGCGACGGCGAGCGCTGGGACTTCATCGATACCCCCGGCACGGCCTCGCTCGACGCCTACAGCCCGGACGAGCAGGTCGCGGGGGAAGCGGCGATGGGGCGTCGCAGCTATGCTCGCCCAGACATCATCGTCTTCACGTTCAATGCCACTTCACCTTCGAAATCGTATTACCTTTTGAGCCAGCTGATGGACTTGGGCTTCCCGATTATCATCGCGGTCACCATGTTGGATTTGGCGGAAAAACAGGACTCGCCGGTTACCCTCAAACGGCTCAAGCGCACGCTTCCCGGCATTCCAATGGTTCGGGTCGACGGCCGCACCAGCTACGGCAAAGCCGAGTTATTAGACACCATCGCAGCAACCTTGACCGAAATCAGGGCGCAGGAAGCCGAACAGACTTCGGAACAATCCAATTCATCCTCAAATACGTCCGCTCGCTTGCATACAACCAATGATGAAAAACGACGGCCAAATTCGTTGGAAATAGGGGGTTCTCAACTGAATTCAATTCAGGGGAATCCAGACGGAAATATTCGTGCGGACTTGGATAAGGATGCAATCGACCGGGTGCACAATGCCGAGAAACCAAACCGTAACAAAAAATCTCAACCTACCGACAAGCCTGGCTTAAACCCACTGCAGAATAAAGACAAACAGCCAACGACTGACGTCATATCGCGCCAAATCCCCAAAAAAACAGACAGCAATGCGAATACACATCGAGCTACTGTCGAACCCAGCTCGCAGAACCCGCCGGAAACAGCCAAGGAAACGATAAGCGAGGCCGCGCACAAGGCCTCCGAGGTCGTGGAGACCACGCTGGCCAAGGCAGAAAATGCGACACCTACCTTAGATGGCGGCGGAGCCGATGTTTCCCGCGAGATTCACGTGCAACTGGAGCCAAAGCCAGTCACCAGCATTCCGGCACCGCCCGCGAGCGCAACGCAGGAGGAAGTCTCGCAATGGGTGCGGGAGACTTCAGACGAACGCTTCGAATGGATCGCCAAGAAACTCAAGGAAATCAACAAAGACCTGCCACAGGGCGCGGTGACCACAGCCAACCGCGAGACGTTCTCCGACAAGCTTGACCGGGTTCTGCTCCATCCGGCAATCGGCCTTGTAGTCTTCCTCATCACGATGTTCCTCGTTTTTGAGGCGACCACAACCCTGGCCGGCCCTCTGCAAGACTGGTTCGACGTCACGTTGCGCGGCTGGTGCACCGACGGCATCGCCTGGATCTTCACCGCCATCGCCGGCAAGGGCTCGCTTGACGGATGGCTCTATTCGCTCATCGTCGACGGGTTCCTCAACGGCGCGATCACGGTGTGCACCTTCATTCCGCCGATGGGCATCATGTTCATCATCCTCTCGCTGCTGGAGGATTCGGGCTACCTGGCGCGCGCGGCGTTCGTGATGGACCGCGCGATGCGTATGGTCGGCCTCGACGGCCGCGCCTTCCTGCCGTTGGTAGTCGGCTTCGGCTGCAACCTGCCGGCGCTGGCCTCCACGCGCACACTGCCGGATTCGCGGCAACGGCTGCTCACCGGCCTGCTGATTCCGTTCACTTCCTGTTCGGCACGCCTGAGCGTCTACGTGGTCCTGGCCTATGCGTTCTTCGGCAAATACGCGGGCGTGGCCATTTTCCTGATGTACGTCAGTTCCATCGCCATCATCCTCGCGGTCGGCTTCGCGCTGCGCAAGACGCAGTTCAAGGATCTCAAAACCCAGCCGTTCGCCATGGAACTGCCGCCTTACCAGATGCCGCGCCTGCTGCAACTGCTGAAGTCGGTGCTGCAACGTCTCTGGTCGTTCATCACCGGCGCAAGCTCCGTGATCGTCACCATGCTCATCATCGTCTGGGTGCTTTCCGCCATTCCGATTTCGGCGGGCGCGGCCGGCACCAATTCATTCGGCCACGTCGACAAAGTCGAAAATTCCGTATTCGGTGCGGTTTCGACGTCCATCGCGCCGGTCTTCAAACCAGCCGGCTTTGACGATTGGCATGCCTCGGCCGCGCTGGTCACCGGTTTTGTGGCCAAGGAAGTCGTGGTCGGCTCGCTTTCGCAGAGCTACGCCATCAACGATTCCGGCAACCAGACCGAACAGGCGGAAGGCCAGGGGAGCCTAGGGCAGGCGGTGCACAAGAGCTTTGAGAAGTCCAGCGACGGACACCCCAACGCTGCGGCCGCAGCCTTCATGATCTTCATTCTCGCCTATACGCCATGCTTGGCGACAGTGGCCGAAATGAAACGACAATACGGCATGGAAACCGCGCTGCAATCGGTGGCGACAGGACTGATAGTCGCCTATATATTGGCCATTATCGTCTTCCAAGTCGGGCGATTATTATGA